Proteins co-encoded in one Gadus morhua chromosome 6, gadMor3.0, whole genome shotgun sequence genomic window:
- the dek gene encoding protein DEK isoform X2: protein MSEMEEVGVEVAPLSEEEVAVEVAPLSEEEAEETREDEPAETPTPEVTGKRTKKTVARLEIQMAMPKEKLKVEDGGGDKLGDIPRTNHMIGKLKPGDLKPLHSIMFDRPGKTASMRKNMRQFNGFPFEVNSKQFTKKRDKLLRWASLTNLKLRAICKVLDLEQKGSQVDLINRILIFLSAPKNSGKPLLSKKKKKSKKRLSAGESKPRPKSTSASPKKTKSGSKSKAIVMESSSDEDEEDEDDKAGARAEEEDDDEEEEEEEAEEEEEEAKESGIEKSDESEDDGDEEDLEDEEESPKAKPPARKPAAGKRPRPPTKKSPAPKKRSTKERSESEGEADAKPKKKARRAAPSKPTAKSKKADSSSNSKKTNSTVSEGSSGDDRPLIKMMRVAPSDGQLEETVRGLLKDADLEEVTMKQICQKVYDAYPDHDLASRKDFIKQTIKSLIT from the exons AtgagtgagatggaggaggtaggggtggAAGTAGCGCCCTTGTCCGAGGAGGAGGTAGCGGTGGAAGTAGCGCCCTTGtccgaggaggaggcggaggagacgCGGGAAGATGAGCCGGCGGAAACGCCCACCCCAG AGGTGACGGGGAAGCGGACCAAGAAGACGGTGGCCCGGCTGGAGATCCAGATGGCCATGCCCAAGGAGAAGCTGAAGGTGGAGGACG gggggggggataagttGGGGGACATCCCGAGGACGAACCACATGATCGGGAAGCTGAAGCCCGGGGACCTGAAGCCGCTTCACTCCATCATGTTCGACCGGCCCGGCAAg aCCGCCAGCATGAGGAAGAACATGCGGCAGTTCAACGGCTTCCCCTTCGAGGTCAACAGCAAACAGTTCACCAAGAAGAGAGACAAGCTGCTCAG GTGGGCGTCGCTCACCAACCTGAAGCTGAGGGCCATCTGCAAGGTGCTGGACCTGGAGCAGAAGGGCAGCCAGGTGGACCTGATCAATCgcatcctcatcttcctcagcGCGCCCAAGAACAGCGGCAAG CCGCTACtctccaagaagaagaagaagagcaagAAGAGGCTGTCGGCCGGCGAGAGCAAGCCCCGCCCCAAGAGCACGTCGGCCAGCCCCAAGAAGACCAAGAGCGGCAGCAAGTCCAAGGCCATCGTCATGGAGTCCAGCAGcgacgaagacgaggaggacgaagacGACAAGGCCGGGGCACgggccgaggaggaggacgacgatgaggaagaggaggaggaggaagccgaggaggaggaggaggaagccaaGGAGTCGGGGATCGAGAAGAGCGACGAGTCCGAAGACGATGGAGACGAGGAAGAtctggaggatgaggaggag tctcCCAAGGCCAAACCGCCCGCCAGGAAACCCGCCGCCGGCAAACGGCCACGCCCCCCAACGAAGAAGAGCCCCGCGCCCAAGAAGAGGTCCACGAAGGAGCGCTCCGAGTCAGAGGGCGAGGCGGACGCGAAG CCCAAGAAGAAGGCCAGGAGAGCCGCTCCGTCCAAACCCACCGCCAAGTCCAAGAAGgccgacagcagcagcaacagcaagaAGACCAACAGCACAG tgtctgAGGGGAGCTCTGGCGACGACCGGCCGCTCATCAAGATGATGCGCGTGGCGCCGTCGGACGggcagctggaggagacggtgCGCGGCCTGCTGAAGGACGCAGACCTGGAGGAGGTCACCATGAAGCAGATCTGCCAGAAG GTCTACGATGCGTACCCGGACCACGACTTGGCCAGCAGGAAGGACTTCATCAAGCAGACCATCAAATCA CTCATCACCTGA
- the dek gene encoding protein DEK isoform X1, which yields MSEMEEVGVEVAPLSEEEVAVEVAPLSEEEAEETREDEPAETPTPDLSSEVTGKRTKKTVARLEIQMAMPKEKLKVEDGGGDKLGDIPRTNHMIGKLKPGDLKPLHSIMFDRPGKTASMRKNMRQFNGFPFEVNSKQFTKKRDKLLRWASLTNLKLRAICKVLDLEQKGSQVDLINRILIFLSAPKNSGKPLLSKKKKKSKKRLSAGESKPRPKSTSASPKKTKSGSKSKAIVMESSSDEDEEDEDDKAGARAEEEDDDEEEEEEEAEEEEEEAKESGIEKSDESEDDGDEEDLEDEEESPKAKPPARKPAAGKRPRPPTKKSPAPKKRSTKERSESEGEADAKPKKKARRAAPSKPTAKSKKADSSSNSKKTNSTVSEGSSGDDRPLIKMMRVAPSDGQLEETVRGLLKDADLEEVTMKQICQKVYDAYPDHDLASRKDFIKQTIKSLIT from the exons AtgagtgagatggaggaggtaggggtggAAGTAGCGCCCTTGTCCGAGGAGGAGGTAGCGGTGGAAGTAGCGCCCTTGtccgaggaggaggcggaggagacgCGGGAAGATGAGCCGGCGGAAACGCCCACCCCAG ACCTGAGTTCAGAGGTGACGGGGAAGCGGACCAAGAAGACGGTGGCCCGGCTGGAGATCCAGATGGCCATGCCCAAGGAGAAGCTGAAGGTGGAGGACG gggggggggataagttGGGGGACATCCCGAGGACGAACCACATGATCGGGAAGCTGAAGCCCGGGGACCTGAAGCCGCTTCACTCCATCATGTTCGACCGGCCCGGCAAg aCCGCCAGCATGAGGAAGAACATGCGGCAGTTCAACGGCTTCCCCTTCGAGGTCAACAGCAAACAGTTCACCAAGAAGAGAGACAAGCTGCTCAG GTGGGCGTCGCTCACCAACCTGAAGCTGAGGGCCATCTGCAAGGTGCTGGACCTGGAGCAGAAGGGCAGCCAGGTGGACCTGATCAATCgcatcctcatcttcctcagcGCGCCCAAGAACAGCGGCAAG CCGCTACtctccaagaagaagaagaagagcaagAAGAGGCTGTCGGCCGGCGAGAGCAAGCCCCGCCCCAAGAGCACGTCGGCCAGCCCCAAGAAGACCAAGAGCGGCAGCAAGTCCAAGGCCATCGTCATGGAGTCCAGCAGcgacgaagacgaggaggacgaagacGACAAGGCCGGGGCACgggccgaggaggaggacgacgatgaggaagaggaggaggaggaagccgaggaggaggaggaggaagccaaGGAGTCGGGGATCGAGAAGAGCGACGAGTCCGAAGACGATGGAGACGAGGAAGAtctggaggatgaggaggag tctcCCAAGGCCAAACCGCCCGCCAGGAAACCCGCCGCCGGCAAACGGCCACGCCCCCCAACGAAGAAGAGCCCCGCGCCCAAGAAGAGGTCCACGAAGGAGCGCTCCGAGTCAGAGGGCGAGGCGGACGCGAAG CCCAAGAAGAAGGCCAGGAGAGCCGCTCCGTCCAAACCCACCGCCAAGTCCAAGAAGgccgacagcagcagcaacagcaagaAGACCAACAGCACAG tgtctgAGGGGAGCTCTGGCGACGACCGGCCGCTCATCAAGATGATGCGCGTGGCGCCGTCGGACGggcagctggaggagacggtgCGCGGCCTGCTGAAGGACGCAGACCTGGAGGAGGTCACCATGAAGCAGATCTGCCAGAAG GTCTACGATGCGTACCCGGACCACGACTTGGCCAGCAGGAAGGACTTCATCAAGCAGACCATCAAATCA CTCATCACCTGA
- the aldh5a1 gene encoding succinate-semialdehyde dehydrogenase, mitochondrial, whose translation MGSFCLLRTRFLLRPFVPSAAMQRTYSLDVSPELVRNQAYIDGRWTSAAADFPVLDPASGALIARVADCGPAEAKQAVDAAYKAFHTWKQQTAKERSDLLRRWYELMVKHKDELARIVTFECGKPLPEALGEVGYSAGFLEWYSEEARRCYGDVVPSPFRDRKILLLKQPVGVASIITPWNFPSAMITRKVGAALAAGCTVVVKPAEDTPLSALALAQLADQAGIPAGVFNVVPCSREKTPAVGEVLCTDPLVAKVSFTGSTATGKILLRHAADTVKKVSMELGGNAPFIVFNSADVDKAVAGAMGSKFRNTGQTCVCSNRFLVQSGVHDAFVEKLAVAMDAQLRMGHGAEPGVTQGPLINARAAEKVVHQVEDAVSRGARVLRGGKRGEGSYMEPTLLTGVTTEMLCTKEETFGPLLPVIRFNTEREALAIANATDVGLAGYFFSQDVSQIWRVAEALETGMVGVNEGLLSTPEAAFGGVKQSGLGSEGSKYGIQEYLHIKYMCFGGLEA comes from the exons ATGGGTAGCTTCTGCCTCCTACGGACCCGGTTTCTCCTCCGCCCGTTCGTACCTTCCGCCGCCATGCAGCGTACATACAGCCTCGACGTGTCCCCCGAGCTGGTGCGGAACCAGGCGTACATCGACGGCCGCTGGACCTCCGCCGCTGCTGACTTCCCCGTCCTGGACCCGGCCAGCGGGGCGCTGATCGCCCGGGTGGCGGACTGCGGTCCCGCGGAGGCCAAGCAGGCCGTGGACGCGGCGTACAAGGCGTTCCACACCTGGAAGCAACAAACCGCGAAG GAGCGCAGCGACCTCCTGCGGCGGTGGTATGAACTGATGGTGAAGCACAAGGACGAGCTCGCCCGGATCGTCACCTTTGAATGC ggtaAGCCCCTCCCCGAGGCCCTGGGGGAGGTGGGCTACTCCGCCGGCTTCCTGGAGTGGTACTCGGAGGAGGCGAGGCGTTGCTACGGCGACGTCGTGCCCTCGCCGTTCCGCGACCGCAAGATCCTCCTCCTTAAGCAGCCGGTGGGCGTGGCCTCCATCATCACGCCG TGGAACTTCCCCAGCGCCATGATCACCAGGAAGGTGGGGGCGGCGCTGGCGGCGGGCTGCACCGTGGTGGTGAAGCCGGCCGAGGACACGCCCCTCTCTGCCCTGGCACTGGCCCAG ctggcgGACCAGGCGGGGATCCCGGCGGGGGTGTTCAACGTAGTGCCCTGCTCCCGGGAGAAGACCCCCGCGGTGGGGGAGGTCCTCTGCACCGACCCCCTGGTGGCCAAGGTCTCCTTCACCGGCTCCACTGCCACCGGGAAG ATCCTGCTGAGGCACGCGGCCGACACGGTGAAGAAGGTCTCCATGGAGCTGGGGGGCAACGCCCCCTTCATCGTGTTCAACAGCGCCGACGTGGACAAGGCCGTGGCCGGCGCCATGGGGTCAAAGTTCAGGAACACCGGCCAG acgTGCGTGTGCTCCAACCGCTTCCTGGTTCAGAGCGGGGTCCACGACGCCTTCGTGGAGAAGCTGGCCGTGGCCATGGACGCCCAGCTGAGGATGGGCCATGGGGCCGAGCCCGGGGTGACCCAGGGCCCGCTCATCAACGCCCGGGCCGCCGAGAAG GTGGTGCACCAGGTGGAGGACGCGGTGTCCCGGGGTGCCCGGGTCCTGAGGGGGGGGAAACGCGGGGAGGGGTCCTACATGGAGCCCACCCTGTTGACGGGCGTTACCACGGAGATGCTCTGCACCAAGGAGGAGACCTTCGGACCCCTGCTGCCAGTCATCAG GTtcaacacagagagggaggcgcTGGCTATCGCTAACGCAACCGACGTGGGGCTAGCAG gctACTTCTTCTCCCAGGACGTGAGTCAGATCTGGCGCGTGGCCGAGGCCCTGGAGACGGGCATGGTGGGGGTGAACGAGGGGCTGCTGTCCACCCCGGAGGCCGCCTTCGGGGGGGTGAAGCAGTCGGGCCTGGGCAGCGAGGGCTCCAAGTACGGCATCCAGGAGTACCTCCACATCAAGTACATGTGCTTCGGCGGGCTGGAGGCCTGA